Proteins encoded together in one Terriglobus saanensis SP1PR4 window:
- the der gene encoding ribosome biogenesis GTPase Der yields the protein MAKVEKKRLGKKHRQASTRPHKGKATKAEQLASGTRAATSPKARKEAAAKKSAAAAKARTRRQSPEFESKKVVEQSEHGRTTGAKGAVPRGAKATQRDIKEAAIERASARHAKPDSASQTAAEEQRPRTHLSALEDRETERAVAASLPLIEELQKPSAAIDAPLIAVCGRPNVGKSTLFNRLTGTRRSIVGDEPGITRDRIYGEIEWQSEYARIVDTGGVVPDDEALIPSEIYRQARVALDEADAIIMVVDGRTELAAPDLELARILLRSGKHIFLAVNKMDTVQITSDAENFRQLGFRDVFAISAEHNNGIGDLLDAVFETLPRPEVEAPEELEEVWEEEPDPNAPKPRKLRSHGEYDSKETKVAIIGRPNVGKSTLLNALTGTDRSIVSPIAGTTRDAVDELVERNGHGFRFVDTAGIRRKGKTTLMAEKLSVIMARKHLEAADVGLLIIDATEGVAALDANIGGYAHESGRSVIIVVNKWDLVTTHRTDGQPPADQKAYTEQVRHALKYLDYAPLLFISAAEGINVNSVFREVQKVARERRKRVTTGQMNRFLADVDFQRASVPMNKRVKIYYMTQAAVAPPTFVLFTDRDVKLHFGFERFLENQVREAFGFVGTPIWFKVKARNKKKTA from the coding sequence ATGGCAAAGGTAGAGAAGAAAAGGCTCGGAAAAAAGCACAGGCAGGCGTCTACTCGTCCGCATAAGGGCAAGGCGACCAAGGCTGAGCAATTGGCGAGCGGAACACGGGCGGCAACCTCGCCCAAGGCGCGTAAGGAAGCAGCGGCGAAGAAGTCCGCTGCGGCGGCAAAGGCGCGTACACGGCGGCAATCGCCAGAGTTTGAAAGCAAAAAAGTCGTCGAGCAGAGCGAGCACGGCAGAACCACCGGTGCCAAAGGCGCAGTGCCGCGCGGCGCGAAGGCGACCCAGCGCGACATCAAGGAAGCCGCGATCGAGCGCGCCTCCGCCCGGCACGCGAAGCCTGACTCGGCCTCGCAGACCGCAGCAGAAGAGCAGCGTCCGCGCACACACCTCTCCGCGCTCGAAGATCGCGAGACCGAACGCGCCGTGGCTGCCAGCCTTCCTCTGATCGAAGAGCTGCAGAAGCCCTCTGCGGCCATCGACGCTCCGCTCATCGCGGTCTGCGGTCGCCCCAACGTCGGCAAAAGCACGCTCTTCAACCGCCTCACCGGCACCCGCCGCTCCATCGTCGGCGACGAACCCGGCATCACGCGCGACCGCATCTACGGCGAAATCGAGTGGCAGAGCGAGTACGCCCGCATCGTGGACACCGGCGGAGTCGTTCCCGATGACGAAGCCCTCATCCCCAGCGAGATCTATCGTCAGGCCCGCGTCGCCCTGGACGAAGCCGACGCCATCATCATGGTCGTCGACGGTCGAACGGAGCTCGCCGCTCCCGATCTGGAACTTGCCCGCATTCTCCTGCGCAGCGGCAAACACATCTTCCTGGCCGTCAACAAGATGGATACCGTGCAGATCACCAGCGACGCGGAGAACTTCCGCCAGCTTGGCTTCCGCGACGTCTTCGCCATCTCGGCGGAGCACAACAACGGCATCGGCGACCTTCTCGACGCGGTCTTTGAGACCCTCCCGCGTCCCGAAGTCGAAGCTCCCGAAGAGCTGGAAGAGGTCTGGGAAGAAGAGCCCGACCCCAACGCGCCCAAGCCGCGCAAGCTGCGTTCGCACGGCGAGTACGACTCCAAGGAGACCAAGGTCGCCATCATCGGCCGCCCCAACGTCGGCAAAAGCACGCTACTGAACGCCCTCACAGGCACCGACCGCTCCATCGTCTCGCCTATCGCCGGAACCACGCGCGATGCCGTGGATGAACTCGTCGAGCGCAACGGCCACGGTTTCCGCTTCGTGGACACCGCCGGCATCCGTCGCAAGGGCAAGACCACGCTCATGGCGGAGAAGCTCTCCGTCATCATGGCGCGCAAGCATCTCGAAGCCGCGGACGTTGGCCTGCTCATCATCGATGCCACCGAAGGCGTCGCCGCGCTGGACGCCAACATCGGCGGCTACGCGCACGAGAGCGGACGTTCCGTGATCATCGTCGTGAACAAGTGGGATCTCGTCACGACACACCGCACCGACGGACAGCCCCCCGCAGACCAGAAGGCTTACACGGAACAGGTGCGTCACGCGCTGAAGTACCTCGACTACGCCCCCCTGCTCTTCATCTCCGCCGCCGAGGGCATCAACGTGAACTCGGTCTTCCGCGAAGTGCAGAAGGTCGCGCGCGAGCGCCGCAAGCGCGTCACCACGGGCCAGATGAACCGCTTCCTCGCTGACGTCGACTTCCAGCGCGCCAGCGTGCCGATGAACAAGCGCGTGAAGATCTATTACATGACGCAGGCCGCCGTGGCTCCTCCAACCTTCGTCCTGTTCACCGATCGCGACGTGAAGCTGCACTTCGGCTTCGAACGCTTCCTGGAAAATCAGGTCCGCGAGGCCTTCGGCTTCGTCGGCACCCCCATCTGGTTCAAGGTAAAAGCCCGCAACAAAAAGAAAACCGCGTAG
- a CDS encoding ATP-dependent DNA helicase, which produces MPVTLTQTEPLPTLRDFFSPGGVLAQSSLHYEHRKGQYEMAQAVEKAMDDKRHLIVEAGTGTGKTLAYLLPAIRKARETQQRIIISTGTKNLQEQLFFKDIPFLESLLGPLKVCYMKGRSNYLCKQKLYALRAQPLLSGLDEIDQFHILSNWEHETKTGDRAEVNGLPENSALWGKLDARSEACLGQTCPNFETCFVTEMRRKALESEIVIVNHHLFFADLNIKQQSGNAPDAGVLPDALAVVFDEAHEMEDVASDYFGVALSQQRFEELARDTESLLKAKNASSSSIESATIWLRERARVFFASLPQIGTTIGRMPFDDREGFLEERGDGYLGAVAALNRLESELERLKEVDEASGLRRRVGEIRTSLKFLMEANDPNTVFWIERRSAGGVRNAAQGGQAFHTHLQATPIDVSELLTQTLFESFSCVVLTSATLTVQGGFEHIRKRLGLVLPRELVVPSHFQYGKQALLYLPPYMPDPRDSAYMPRAAERVRRVLEITKGRAFCLFTSYAQMRAMYERMLVEVPFPLLLQGTQPRRALLDEFRATPNAVLFGTSSFWQGVDVQGEQLSCVIIDRLPFAVPNDPVVRARMEAIEAAGGKPFYDLQIPQAVITLKQGFGRLIRSVEDRGVLMLLDARIQTQRYGKVFLDSLPPYRITSELGDVEEFFAEPKAKG; this is translated from the coding sequence ATGCCTGTGACCCTGACCCAGACCGAGCCGCTTCCTACCCTGCGGGACTTCTTTTCGCCGGGCGGCGTGCTGGCGCAGTCGTCGCTGCACTACGAGCACCGCAAGGGTCAGTACGAGATGGCGCAGGCCGTCGAGAAGGCGATGGACGACAAGCGCCACCTGATCGTGGAGGCCGGTACGGGAACGGGGAAGACGCTGGCGTACCTTTTGCCCGCCATCCGCAAGGCGCGCGAGACGCAGCAGCGCATCATCATCTCCACCGGAACGAAGAACCTGCAGGAGCAGCTTTTCTTCAAGGACATTCCCTTTCTGGAATCGCTGCTGGGGCCGCTGAAGGTTTGCTACATGAAGGGCCGCAGCAACTATCTCTGCAAGCAGAAGCTCTATGCCCTGCGCGCGCAGCCACTATTGAGCGGTCTGGACGAGATCGACCAGTTCCACATTCTTTCTAACTGGGAGCACGAGACGAAGACAGGCGACCGCGCCGAGGTGAACGGCCTGCCGGAAAACTCTGCCCTGTGGGGCAAGCTGGATGCCCGCAGCGAGGCCTGCCTGGGGCAGACGTGCCCGAACTTTGAGACGTGTTTTGTGACCGAGATGCGACGGAAGGCGCTGGAAAGCGAGATCGTGATCGTCAATCATCATCTCTTCTTCGCCGACCTGAATATCAAGCAGCAGTCTGGGAACGCTCCGGATGCTGGCGTGCTCCCGGATGCGTTGGCGGTCGTCTTCGACGAGGCGCACGAGATGGAGGATGTGGCCAGCGATTACTTTGGCGTGGCTCTTTCTCAGCAGCGCTTTGAAGAACTGGCGCGCGATACGGAGTCTCTGTTGAAGGCGAAGAACGCTTCGTCCTCTTCGATCGAGTCGGCAACGATTTGGCTACGCGAACGGGCGCGGGTCTTCTTCGCTTCGCTGCCGCAGATCGGGACGACGATCGGGCGCATGCCTTTCGACGACCGTGAAGGTTTTCTGGAGGAGCGCGGGGATGGGTATCTAGGCGCAGTGGCTGCGCTGAATCGGCTGGAGTCCGAGCTGGAGCGTTTGAAGGAAGTGGACGAAGCTTCGGGTCTGCGCCGCAGGGTGGGAGAGATCCGCACCAGCCTGAAGTTTTTAATGGAGGCGAACGATCCCAACACCGTCTTCTGGATCGAGCGTCGCTCTGCGGGCGGAGTGCGGAATGCGGCGCAGGGCGGGCAGGCGTTTCATACGCATCTGCAGGCCACGCCGATCGATGTTTCGGAGCTGTTGACGCAGACCTTGTTTGAGAGCTTTTCCTGCGTGGTTCTCACCTCGGCTACGCTGACGGTGCAGGGCGGCTTCGAGCATATTCGCAAGCGGCTGGGGCTGGTGCTTCCGCGAGAGCTTGTGGTGCCTTCGCACTTTCAGTATGGGAAGCAGGCGCTGCTGTATCTGCCGCCGTATATGCCCGATCCGCGTGACTCGGCGTACATGCCGCGAGCGGCGGAGCGTGTGCGGCGCGTTCTGGAGATTACGAAGGGTCGCGCCTTCTGCCTCTTTACGAGCTATGCGCAGATGCGGGCGATGTACGAGCGCATGCTGGTGGAGGTGCCCTTCCCTCTACTGCTGCAAGGGACGCAGCCTCGTCGTGCCCTGTTGGATGAGTTTCGTGCCACGCCGAATGCGGTGCTGTTTGGCACGAGCAGCTTCTGGCAGGGGGTAGATGTGCAGGGCGAGCAGCTCTCGTGCGTGATCATCGACCGTCTGCCGTTCGCGGTGCCGAATGACCCCGTGGTTCGCGCGCGCATGGAGGCGATTGAAGCTGCGGGAGGCAAGCCGTTTTACGATCTGCAGATTCCGCAGGCGGTGATTACGCTGAAGCAGGGGTTTGGGCGGCTGATTCGGTCGGTAGAGGACCGCGGCGTGCTGATGCTGCTGGATGCGCGTATTCAAACGCAGCGGTATGGGAAGGTCTTTCTGGATAGCCTGCCGCCGTATCGGATTACGAGTGAGCTGGGGGATGTGGAAGAGTTCTTTGCTGAGCCTAAGGCTAAGGGGTGA
- a CDS encoding VWA domain-containing protein: protein MSAAHLIASVRAVVASSLVATLCATPLMAQSGQIQQQGNAQSQVFTLNVRSELVLTNVVVRDKKTGAIVKGLKASDFTITEDGKPQKVASFDFQNVDEAAVLNEKTVSGKAPTIAEMMENSIAADAAALRDHRLIVMFFDLASMQQEDIDRAVEAAQNYIKTKMQPADLVAVASLSTSLTLDHDFTANKDSLLAAVGKYNGTEGQGFAAGTTGDSEGTADDATSFTADDTEYNNLNTDRELYAIQSIAKSLERVDQRKSMLYFSGGLSRNGIENQASLRAATNAAVRANMSIYSVDTRGLEAIPPVGNASVGSLRGTSAYSGAAMQSRLSSNFSSQETLATLSSDTGGKSFFDSNDFAPAFQQVQNDTEAYYILGFRSQNQARDGKYRHLSVKLNRNDVKLDFRPGYYAPADFQHQKTEDREIALTEQLKSDLPATDVAVYLQALYFRLSDNRYFVPVSAIVPGSQIPFIKNGDKDKASLDFLGEVRNAQRLVVGNIRETVKLQLGADQQVQRKNIQYNTGFALAPGKYHLKLVVRENQTGAMGSFETDLNVPDLKKSPLKLSSVLLSSQRVPNTTKRTENPLVRDGMEFVANVPHVFRQDQHLYVMYEVYDPAKVRAVAAADAATANNASTSGLKARPSVGGVRVLTSIQFLSGGSKVYETPLVAGTAVNLPERGAVGFQFDVPLSGLKPGTYVCQVNVIDDAGGTFSFPRMAVRVLAPATPAVTAQPVPGN from the coding sequence ATGTCAGCAGCTCACCTCATCGCGTCCGTGCGCGCAGTCGTAGCATCTTCTCTCGTAGCTACGCTCTGCGCAACTCCTCTCATGGCCCAGTCCGGCCAGATTCAGCAGCAGGGCAACGCGCAGTCGCAGGTCTTCACGCTCAACGTCCGCAGCGAACTCGTTTTGACCAACGTCGTCGTGCGCGACAAGAAGACCGGAGCCATCGTCAAAGGACTCAAGGCCTCCGACTTCACCATCACCGAAGACGGCAAGCCGCAGAAGGTCGCCTCCTTCGACTTTCAAAACGTCGACGAAGCAGCCGTGCTCAACGAAAAAACCGTCAGCGGCAAAGCGCCCACCATCGCAGAGATGATGGAAAATTCCATCGCAGCAGACGCCGCCGCACTTCGCGATCATCGCCTCATCGTCATGTTCTTCGATCTCGCCTCCATGCAGCAGGAAGATATCGACCGTGCCGTGGAAGCCGCGCAGAATTACATCAAGACCAAGATGCAGCCCGCCGACCTCGTCGCCGTGGCCAGCCTCAGCACCAGCCTTACACTCGATCACGACTTCACGGCGAACAAGGACTCGCTCCTCGCCGCCGTCGGAAAATATAACGGCACCGAAGGCCAGGGCTTCGCTGCTGGAACTACGGGCGATAGCGAAGGCACCGCCGACGACGCCACCAGCTTCACCGCCGACGACACCGAATACAACAACCTCAACACCGACCGTGAACTCTACGCCATCCAGTCCATCGCCAAGAGCCTCGAACGCGTCGACCAGCGCAAATCCATGCTGTATTTCTCTGGCGGACTCAGCCGCAACGGCATCGAGAATCAGGCCTCCCTGCGCGCCGCCACCAACGCTGCCGTCCGCGCCAACATGAGCATCTACAGCGTGGACACGCGCGGCCTCGAAGCCATCCCTCCCGTCGGCAACGCCAGCGTCGGCAGCCTGCGTGGAACTTCCGCCTACAGTGGTGCAGCCATGCAATCACGCCTCAGCTCCAACTTCTCCTCGCAGGAGACCCTCGCCACCCTCTCCAGCGATACGGGTGGTAAGTCTTTCTTCGACTCCAACGACTTTGCGCCCGCCTTCCAGCAGGTGCAGAACGACACCGAGGCCTACTACATCCTCGGCTTTCGCTCACAGAACCAGGCGCGCGACGGCAAGTATCGCCACCTCTCCGTCAAGCTCAACCGCAACGATGTAAAGCTCGACTTCCGCCCCGGCTACTACGCCCCCGCCGACTTCCAGCACCAGAAGACCGAGGACCGCGAGATCGCGCTCACCGAACAGTTGAAGAGCGACCTCCCCGCGACCGACGTCGCCGTCTATCTGCAGGCGCTCTACTTCCGACTCAGCGACAACCGCTACTTCGTTCCCGTCTCCGCCATCGTTCCCGGTTCGCAGATTCCCTTCATCAAGAACGGCGACAAGGACAAGGCCTCGCTCGATTTTCTCGGCGAAGTCCGCAACGCACAGCGCCTCGTCGTCGGTAACATCCGCGAAACGGTGAAACTGCAACTTGGCGCGGACCAGCAGGTGCAGCGCAAGAACATTCAGTACAACACCGGCTTCGCGCTCGCCCCGGGAAAGTATCACCTCAAGCTCGTCGTCCGCGAAAACCAGACCGGCGCGATGGGCAGCTTTGAAACCGATCTCAACGTGCCCGATCTGAAGAAATCTCCGCTCAAGCTCTCCAGCGTCCTGCTCTCCAGCCAGCGCGTTCCCAATACGACCAAGCGCACGGAAAACCCGCTGGTACGGGACGGCATGGAGTTTGTTGCCAACGTACCCCACGTCTTCCGCCAGGACCAGCATCTCTACGTGATGTACGAGGTTTACGATCCCGCGAAGGTCCGCGCGGTAGCCGCAGCCGATGCAGCCACAGCAAACAACGCCAGCACCAGCGGCCTCAAGGCCCGCCCCTCAGTAGGAGGCGTGCGCGTCCTTACCTCCATCCAGTTTCTAAGCGGCGGAAGCAAGGTATACGAAACGCCGTTAGTCGCAGGGACAGCCGTCAACCTACCGGAACGCGGAGCAGTGGGCTTCCAGTTCGACGTCCCACTCAGCGGCCTCAAACCCGGAACGTACGTCTGCCAGGTCAACGTGATAGACGACGCAGGCGGCACCTTCAGCTTCCCCCGCATGGCCGTCCGAGTCCTTGCACCGGCGACACCAGCAGTTACAGCCCAACCCGTCCCCGGAAACTAA